A stretch of Brassica napus cultivar Da-Ae chromosome C6, Da-Ae, whole genome shotgun sequence DNA encodes these proteins:
- the LOC106406375 gene encoding ribosome-binding ATPase YchF, giving the protein MARAACSSVVTALSLLPSKSHHLLRNQFSFSGKSNKFVGVLTLERRCFSSTVSMSLKAGIVGLPNVGKSTLFNAVVENGKAQAANFPFCTIEPNVGIVAVPDSRLQVLSKLTNSQKVVPASIEFVDIAGLVKGASQGEGLGNKFLSHIREVDSILQVVRCFEDNDIVHVNGKVDPTSDIDVINLELIFCDLDQIGKRLDRLNKGKPKDSQSKVKEEAEKSALQRIQEALLDGKPARSVALNDLEKDAVKHLCLLTMKPMIYVANVAETDLADPDKNSFVQQVKALSSDLQSGHVVVSAQVESELTELPLDERTEYLNSLGVSESGLGNLIRATYSLLGLQTYFTSGEKETRAWTIHAGMTAPQAASVIHSDFEKGFIRAETVAYEDFVSAGSLAAARDKGLLRSEGKEYIVKEGDVMLFRFNV; this is encoded by the exons ATGGCGAGAGCAGCTTGTAGCAGCGTCGTCACGGCTCTGTCTTTGCTACCGTCCAAGTCTCATCATCTCTTGAGAAACCAGTTCAGCTTCTCCGGAAAATCAAACAAGTTCGTGGGAGTTTTGACTCTGGAGAGGCGATGCTTTTCTTCCACAGTAAGCATGAGCCTCAAAGCCGGAATCGTTGGTCTTCCAAATGTCGGGAAGTCCACTCTCTTTAACGCCGTC GTTGAGAATGGAAAGGCGCAAGCAGCTAATTTCCCCTTCTGCACAATTGAGCCGAATGTTGGAATTGTGGCAGTTCCTGATTCTCGTCTTCAAGTGCTCTCTAAGCTCACCAACTCTCAGAAAGTGGTCCCTGCTTCCATTGAGTTCGTGGACATTGCTGGTCTTGTCAAGGGTGCCAGTCAAGGCGAG GGATTAGGGAACAAGTTCTTATCTCACATCCGTGAAGTGGATTCGATCCTCCAGGTGGTCCGCTGTTTTGAGGACAACGACATTGTTCATGTCAATGGCAAAGTTGATCCCACCTCTGACATTGatgtcatcaatctcgagcttATCTTCTGCGACTTGGATCAGATTGGCAAAAGGCTCGACAGACTTAACAAAGGCAAGCCTAAGGATTCCCAGTCCAAAGTCAAGGAGGAAGCTGAAAAATCTGCTCTGCAAAGAATTCAGGAGGCCCTTCTGGACGGGAAACCTGCACGCTCTGTTGCATTGAATGACCTCGAGAAGGACGCCGTCAAGCATCTCTGCTTGCTTAccatgaagcctatgatctacGTCGCTAATGTTGCTGAAACCGATCTTGCCGACCCTGACAagaattcttttgttcaacAAGTTAAGGCTCTTTCTTCGGATTTGCAGTCTGGTCATGTCGTTGTTTCTGCTCAG GTTGAGTCTGAGTTAACCGAGCTTCCTCTTGACGAGCGGACTGAATATTTGAACTCGCTAGGTGTCAGCGAGAGTGGCCTTGGGAACCTTATCAGGGCCACATACAGTCTGCTAGGTTTGCAGACCTACTTCACTTCTGGTGAAAAG GAAACAAGAGCCTGGACGATACACGCAG GCATGACTGCACCACAAGCCGCTAGTGTCATTCACTCTGACTTTGAGAAGGGTTTTATTAGAGCTGAGACT GTTGCATATGAAGATTTTGTCTCTGCTGGCTCTCTTGCCGCAGCAAGGGATAAAGGACTT TTGAGATCAGAGGGTAAAGAGTACATTGTTAAAGAAGGAGATGTGATGCTTTTCCGCTTCAACGTATAA